One window of Pseudomonas sp. ML2-2023-3 genomic DNA carries:
- the accC gene encoding acetyl-CoA carboxylase biotin carboxylase subunit, with translation MLKPQKLEKVLIANRGEIALRILRACKEMGIKTVAVYSTADKELMHLGLADETVCIGPAPANLSYLHIPAIIAAAEVTGATAIHPGYGFLAENADFAEQVEKSGFAFIGPKADTIRLMGDKVSAKHAMIAAGVPTVPGSDGPLPEDEETALRIGREVGYPVIIKAAGGGGGRGMRVVHREEDLIEAAKQTREEAGAWFSNPMVYLEKYLTNPRHVEVQVISDGQGNAIHLGDRDCSLQRRHQKVLEEAPAPGIDETARAEVLARCVKACVDINYRGAGTFEFLYENGRFYFIEMNTRVQVEHPVSEMVTGIDILKEMLSIAAGNKLSFTQADVNIHGHSLECRINAEDPATFMPSPGMVKHFHAPGGNGVRVDSHLYSGYKVPSNYDSLIGKLITWGSTRDEAMARMRNALDEIVVDGIKTNIPLHRDLVNDEGFCKGGVNIHYLEHKLANQ, from the coding sequence ATGCTGAAGCCTCAGAAGCTGGAAAAAGTCCTGATCGCCAACCGTGGCGAGATTGCTTTGCGCATCCTGCGGGCGTGCAAGGAAATGGGGATCAAGACCGTCGCGGTGTACTCCACTGCCGACAAAGAGCTGATGCACCTGGGTCTGGCAGACGAAACCGTCTGCATCGGCCCGGCACCGGCCAACCTGTCTTACCTGCACATTCCGGCCATCATCGCGGCCGCTGAAGTGACCGGCGCCACGGCGATTCACCCGGGCTACGGCTTTTTGGCTGAAAACGCCGATTTCGCCGAGCAAGTCGAGAAATCCGGCTTTGCCTTCATCGGCCCGAAAGCCGACACCATTCGCCTGATGGGCGACAAGGTTTCGGCCAAGCACGCCATGATCGCTGCAGGCGTACCTACGGTTCCAGGTTCTGACGGCCCGCTGCCTGAAGACGAAGAAACCGCACTGCGCATCGGCCGTGAAGTCGGCTACCCGGTGATCATCAAGGCAGCAGGCGGCGGCGGTGGCCGTGGCATGCGCGTTGTACACCGTGAAGAAGACCTGATCGAAGCTGCCAAGCAGACCCGCGAAGAAGCCGGCGCCTGGTTCAGCAACCCGATGGTCTACCTCGAAAAATACCTGACCAACCCACGTCACGTGGAAGTTCAGGTCATTTCCGATGGCCAGGGTAACGCGATCCACCTGGGCGACCGCGATTGCTCGCTGCAACGTCGTCACCAGAAAGTGCTGGAAGAAGCACCGGCACCGGGCATCGACGAAACCGCACGCGCTGAAGTTCTGGCTCGCTGCGTAAAAGCCTGTGTCGACATCAACTACCGTGGCGCGGGTACTTTCGAGTTCCTGTACGAAAACGGTCGCTTCTACTTCATCGAGATGAACACTCGTGTGCAAGTAGAGCACCCGGTGTCTGAAATGGTTACTGGCATCGACATCTTGAAAGAGATGTTGAGCATCGCAGCCGGTAACAAGCTGTCCTTCACCCAGGCTGACGTGAACATTCACGGTCACTCGCTGGAGTGCCGGATCAACGCTGAAGACCCTGCGACGTTCATGCCGAGCCCTGGCATGGTCAAGCACTTCCACGCTCCGGGCGGCAACGGCGTTCGCGTCGATTCGCACCTGTACAGCGGCTACAAGGTTCCGTCCAACTACGACTCCCTGATCGGCAAGCTGATCACCTGGGGTTCGACCCGTGACGAAGCCATGGCGCGCATGCGCAATGCCCTGGACGAAATCGTGGTCGACGGTATCAAGACCAACATCCCGCTGCACCGCGACCTGGTGAATGACGAAGGCTTCTGCAAAGGCGGCGTCAACATTCACTACCTGGAACACAAACTGGCTAACCAGTAA
- the accB gene encoding acetyl-CoA carboxylase biotin carboxyl carrier protein, protein MDIRKVKKLIELLEESGIDELEIKEGEESVRISRHSKTPAQQFYAPAPMQQAPAAAPVAVAPVATVTEAPAAPKLNGFVVKSPMVGTFYRTPAPTSPAFVEVGQTVKVGDTICIVEAMKMMNHITAEKAGVIESILVENGQPVEFDQPLFTIV, encoded by the coding sequence ATGGATATCCGTAAAGTTAAGAAGCTGATCGAACTGCTGGAAGAGTCCGGCATCGACGAGCTGGAAATTAAAGAAGGCGAAGAGTCCGTACGCATCAGCCGTCACAGCAAGACTCCAGCTCAGCAGTTCTACGCACCGGCACCAATGCAACAAGCTCCAGCCGCGGCTCCCGTTGCTGTTGCTCCGGTTGCCACCGTGACCGAAGCGCCTGCTGCACCAAAACTGAACGGTTTTGTGGTCAAGTCGCCAATGGTCGGTACGTTCTACCGCACCCCGGCTCCAACCTCGCCTGCCTTCGTTGAAGTTGGCCAGACCGTCAAGGTTGGCGACACCATTTGCATCGTTGAAGCGATGAAAATGATGAACCACATCACGGCTGAAAAAGCCGGCGTTATCGAATCCATCCTGGTCGAAAACGGTCAGCCGGTTGAGTTCGACCAACCGCTGTTCACCATCGTTTGA
- the prmA gene encoding 50S ribosomal protein L11 methyltransferase, which translates to MPWLQVRLAISPEQAETYEDAFLEVGAVSVTFMDAEDQPIFEPELNTTPLWSHTHLLALFEGGTEADLVLSHLELLTGSPLPEHHAEVIEDQDWERSWMDNFHPMRFGQRLWIVPSWHAAPEPDAVNLLLDPGLAFGTGTHPTTALCLEWLDGQDLKDCNVLDFGCGSGILAIAALLLGAREAIGTDIDVQALEASRDNAGRNNVAEALFPLYLPEDLPQVQADVVVANILAGPLVSLAPQLSSLVKPGGRLALSGILAEQGEEVAAAYAKDFDLDPIANRDGWVRISGRRR; encoded by the coding sequence ATGCCTTGGCTGCAAGTACGCCTCGCCATCAGCCCGGAACAAGCCGAAACCTACGAAGACGCGTTCCTCGAAGTCGGTGCCGTTTCTGTGACGTTCATGGACGCCGAAGATCAACCGATTTTCGAACCTGAACTCAACACCACCCCCCTGTGGTCGCACACCCATTTGCTGGCATTGTTCGAAGGCGGCACCGAAGCCGACCTCGTGCTGTCCCATCTGGAACTGCTCACCGGCTCGCCACTGCCTGAGCACCACGCCGAAGTCATCGAAGACCAGGACTGGGAGCGCAGCTGGATGGACAACTTCCATCCGATGCGCTTCGGCCAGCGCCTGTGGATCGTGCCAAGCTGGCACGCAGCCCCGGAACCTGATGCGGTCAACCTGCTGCTCGATCCGGGCCTGGCGTTCGGCACCGGCACCCACCCGACCACCGCACTGTGCCTGGAATGGCTCGACGGCCAGGATTTGAAAGACTGCAACGTGCTGGACTTCGGCTGCGGCTCGGGGATTCTGGCCATTGCCGCCCTGCTGCTGGGCGCCAGGGAAGCCATCGGCACCGATATCGACGTGCAGGCGCTGGAAGCCTCCCGCGATAACGCCGGGCGCAACAATGTCGCCGAAGCACTGTTCCCGTTGTACCTGCCTGAAGACCTGCCACAGGTTCAGGCCGACGTGGTGGTTGCCAACATCCTGGCAGGCCCGCTGGTATCCCTCGCACCGCAATTGTCGAGCCTGGTCAAGCCGGGTGGCCGCCTGGCACTGTCGGGCATCCTCGCCGAACAGGGCGAAGAAGTGGCTGCGGCGTACGCCAAGGACTTCGATCTGGATCCGATTGCCAATCGCGATGGCTGGGTGCGCATCAGTGGCCGTCGGCGCTAG
- a CDS encoding DUF3426 domain-containing protein, translated as MNDSFVTQCPHCQTSFRVRHAQLGMARGVVRCGACLQVFNAAQQLLNQSTETEQPPAVVTPAVAAPEVIEPTPVQAPATPVPASPAPWQANAMDLDHLDLDEELAKLEEREIQPSKSFGQPHTPKSSSLSARRESNDAEENEWSDSLFSESAADRAETAKDAEKAVELSKTGRTEPSVSLDLDEPDDTPPLQLSLDDDLEPPLPGERLSATDDDDDELPEPAPVSKDKRKRSEPAMREDPLMDLVDDPLHLDWQKRRTPWGKRLLWTLLVLLAAAALAGQYIANHFDELARQDQYRPIFQQLCPQIGCTVPSKVDIDRIKSSNLVVRSHPEFTGALVVDAILYNRAPFSQPFPLLELRFADLNGKMIASRRFKPGEYLTGDLSKAEMPPQTPIHIALDILDPGPKAVNYSLSFHSPE; from the coding sequence ATGAACGATAGCTTCGTTACCCAGTGCCCACATTGCCAAACCAGCTTTCGCGTGCGCCACGCCCAATTGGGCATGGCTCGCGGAGTGGTGCGCTGCGGCGCCTGCCTGCAAGTGTTCAATGCCGCACAGCAACTGCTGAACCAGAGCACTGAAACAGAGCAGCCGCCCGCCGTGGTGACACCTGCCGTTGCCGCGCCCGAAGTAATCGAGCCGACACCCGTCCAGGCCCCTGCCACACCTGTGCCGGCCAGCCCGGCACCGTGGCAGGCCAACGCGATGGACCTCGACCATCTGGATCTGGACGAAGAGCTGGCCAAGCTCGAAGAGCGTGAAATACAGCCCAGCAAAAGCTTCGGCCAGCCCCACACGCCCAAAAGCAGCTCACTGAGTGCTCGTCGCGAAAGCAATGACGCTGAAGAAAACGAATGGTCTGACAGCCTGTTCAGTGAATCTGCAGCCGACCGCGCCGAGACGGCCAAGGATGCCGAAAAAGCCGTAGAGCTCTCCAAGACAGGGCGTACCGAACCGTCAGTGTCATTGGATCTCGACGAACCGGACGACACACCGCCGCTCCAGCTTTCGCTGGACGACGACCTTGAGCCGCCGCTGCCGGGCGAGCGCCTGTCGGCGACCGATGACGATGACGACGAGCTCCCTGAACCTGCGCCGGTCAGCAAAGACAAGCGCAAGCGCAGCGAGCCAGCCATGCGCGAAGATCCGTTGATGGATCTGGTCGACGATCCGCTGCACCTGGACTGGCAGAAGCGCCGTACCCCCTGGGGCAAGCGCCTGCTCTGGACCTTGCTGGTATTGCTGGCCGCGGCGGCATTGGCCGGGCAGTACATTGCCAACCACTTCGACGAGCTGGCACGCCAGGATCAATACCGTCCGATCTTCCAGCAACTGTGTCCGCAGATCGGCTGCACGGTGCCGTCCAAAGTCGATATCGACCGCATCAAAAGCAGCAATCTGGTGGTGCGCAGCCATCCCGAGTTCACCGGAGCGCTGGTGGTGGATGCCATCCTCTACAACCGCGCACCGTTCTCCCAGCCCTTCCCGTTACTGGAACTGCGTTTTGCCGACCTCAACGGCAAAATGATTGCCAGTCGTCGGTTTAAACCCGGCGAATACCTGACCGGGGATTTGTCAAAAGCCGAAATGCCCCCGCAAACCCCCATCCATATTGCGCTGGACATCCTCGACCCGGGTCCCAAGGCCGTGAACTACAGCCTGAGCTTTCACTCGCCCGAATAA
- the aroQ gene encoding type II 3-dehydroquinate dehydratase, with translation MATFLVLHGPNLNLLGTREPGVYGATTLAQINQDLEQRARDAGHHLLYLQSNAEYELIDRVHAARNEGVDFILINPAAFTHTSVALRDALLAVSIPFIEVHLSNVHKREPFRHHSYFSDVAVGVICGLGASGYRLALEAALEQLELQAKRP, from the coding sequence ATGGCGACTTTTCTGGTACTGCACGGCCCCAACCTGAACCTGCTTGGCACCCGCGAGCCGGGCGTCTACGGCGCAACTACCCTGGCGCAAATCAATCAGGATCTGGAACAGAGAGCCCGTGATGCCGGCCACCATTTGCTCTACCTGCAAAGCAATGCCGAGTATGAATTGATCGACCGCGTACACGCTGCCCGCAACGAAGGCGTGGACTTTATTCTGATCAACCCGGCGGCTTTTACCCACACCAGCGTGGCATTACGTGACGCGCTGCTGGCGGTGAGCATCCCATTCATCGAAGTGCATTTGTCTAACGTGCACAAACGCGAACCTTTCCGCCATCACTCCTACTTCTCCGACGTTGCGGTAGGTGTGATCTGCGGCCTTGGCGCCAGCGGTTATCGACTGGCCTTGGAGGCCGCCCTGGAACAGCTTGAACTACAAGCTAAACGCCCCTGA